The DNA segment AGGTTGCctctatttatttgtatgatacTGATAAGATAATATAACAGTTTGTCTAACACATTAGAAGATAATTTTTGTTCACATTATATGATGTCATATACACATTtgtttaataaagatttattataattgtgataatatttgaataaagaaattGTTTACATGTTTTACTGAGTTCAAGTtgatatattagtaagaaacaacataagaaatcattataaatgatattaatttcGATTTTAGAAGTAGATTAAGTTAGACCCTATGTTTTGGTGTCTATTTATTAGTTGATGCAGTTTCTAAAGGAAAgggtatattattttagtatatacacATTATGATTTgatatagtataatttaataatgtttgtcTTCATACATAGAGAAATACATAAGCATAACTTTATGTCTATAGTTGGTCCCTTTCTTACATCAGACACATGaccaaaaaacaaatatcactttcaCTTACATGCATAACATACTTGTCCTATGACATTGTcaagtaatgtatttatttaaataatatatttaaataaaacactatcTTTTGCTCATGGATCtgtttgtatgaaaaaattTATCCGGGACAAAATTCctgtcttattttttttctgggataaacaGTAGCCTGAAGCATTTAGGAATAATATAACATTGGTTATATTTtgcttatttatataacataacacatatatattttgtaattaattgtttataaatataaaaaattctttCTTCTGAGTACCAGGAATTGATTTTTGTTCATGCATAATTTATATGATAAGCATCTTTCTTTGTGTTGCANNNNNNNNNNNNNNNNNNNNNNNNNNNNNNNNNNNNNNNNNNNNNNNNNNNNNNNNNNNNNNNNNNNNNNNNNNNNNNNNNNNNNNNNNNNNNNNNNNNNNNNNNNNNNNNNNNNNNNNNNNNNNNNNNNNNNNNNNNNNNNNNNNNNNNNNNNNNNNNNNNNNNNNNNNNNNNNNNNNNNNNNNNNNNNNNNNNNNNNNNNNNNNNNNNNNNNNNNNNNNNNNNNNNNNNNNNNNNNNNNNNNNNNNNNNNNNNNNNNNNNNNNNNNNNNNNNNNNNNNNNNNNNNNNNNNNNNNNNNNNNNNNNNNNNNNNNNNNNNNNNNNNNNNNNNNNNNNNNNNNNNNNNNNNNNNNNNNNNNNNNNNNNNNNNNNNNNNNNNNNNNNNNNNNNNNNNNNNNNNNNNNNNNNNNNNNNNNNNNNNNNNNNNNNNNNNNNNNNNNNNNNNNNNNNNNNNNNNNNNNNNNNNNNNNNNNNNNNNNNNNNNNNNNNNNNNNNNNNNNATTAgaagtcaaaataaaattatacagattCAAAATATGTAAGATGTGAagtaaatgaaacaatatttttcattaaaatggtAACTAATAATATGTGGCTGAAAATTCTCTGTAAAATGACATCTATCACAATTCTATTAAgagtaatataaatgtgaaaacatttattgttattcCAGCTGGGTTACTGAGActatctttactaatattatttaattgaaatttccATTTCAGTCATTACAATGCAAATAAATGCATCATTTATAATctaatctttatattattgtataacaaacATCACTATCCCCTGACCTGATATCACTATATCATCTAAACTGTCTGATATTTTTATCCCTTCCACGTAAGTCAGCAAGCCACACACAAGACTTACAAATGTCTCCtctatacaaaacaattttagttACACATAATCCCAGAGCGAGACTAGAAAACTCAAAGAAACTGTTAACGTCTAGGTTCACATACTTATATAAACACGGCAATATATTATCATTGCAGTCTCTTTAGGTCTCATCATCACAACACTCCTGTACCTCATCTTTGTTTTATCACAAAATAGCAGTTCCGAGGTACACTTGTATGGATGTATTGATTGTTAACATCGGTCATTCTTGACAGATGGGTTGAGGTCATGGAAGTAAGCGTGTGCCATTGCATCATCAGCAGGCATTCTTAATGCTGGGTTGCAAGTGAGAAGTCGGGCTAGCAGATCCCTGCCCCTCGCCGGCAGTCTTGGCACAACCTGTGCAAGGCCCAGACTTGGTTGGTACACTGGGAGGGGCTTGTAGTCAGGCAGCTGAGTGACTCCAGGCCATGTGCCTTCATTGGGTGTGCCTGCAACAAGTGGGATATTGAAGGCCTTGGAACAAATCTAATTAAGTATGAACaatgtcatataaaaataaatgtaactgtGATGTATTGGAACTGTTACTGCTATTTcttgtaataatatacaattaagtTGGATCAAGTCATATAATTTTATGCCTAGATGTCCATAGCAAACATTTACCATTGGGTCATCAATGTCCATTTGCCAAGCTTTTATAACACAAACTAAAGTTATTGCACAACCttgaatatcaaatataatttaccgAGTAGCTTAAAGATCCTCTTTAACTGATCCTCGACATCAGACCCTGGGAATAGAGGTCTGCCTGAATTGGCTAGTTCTGCAAATATACACCCAGCAGACCACATATCAATGCTAGTAGTATACAATTTAGCGCCAAAAAGAACATCAGGTGGCCGGTACCACAAGGTCACTACTTCAGCTGAATAACACTTCACTGGGATGCCGAATGCCCGAGCCAAGCCAAAATCTGCCAACTTAAGCTCgccatttttattaatcagtaAGTTCTGCGGTTTTAAATCTCGATGAAGTACGTTATGGCTGTGACAAAAAGCTAATCCTCGCAGCAGCTGGTACATAAAAGACTTCACAACATCTAAATCTATCTCGCCATTCAAACTGTCGAAGTATTTCTTCAAATCCTGATCGCAATGTTCGAACACGAGGGTCAGTTTCTTTTCGCTGTGCAGCACGTCATATAGCCGAACTATATTCTTGTGCTTCAATTCTTTAAGTAGACATATTTCGCGCAAAGCGGACGATGGTACCCCTTCATCGTCATCGTCTAACCTAACACGCTTAAGCGCTACGATTTCATGGGTTTCTTTGTTTTTTGCTTTGAAAACAGTACCATAGGTACCTTCGCCGATCTTCTCAAGTTTTTCATATTTCTGCATAATTTATACTTGTACGAAAATTCTGCAGCACAAAATCGATTGTTTATTAGCCGACTCCGTAactttgacattgacaaatgacacTTGAGACTTGACAACCGCTATTTTTCGAGAGTTCGTCGTGTTCACAAGGTTTGATAGATATAATTcgtacaatttatatattttaaccgtAATTGTTCTTGAGATAGTAGATACCTATGGTTTTTACAGTTTtgtttagatttaaatataatatgataaaataaaaaataatcattcctATCATTAattatggaattttaattttttttataacgatAATTGTACTTTTCACAATTGCAAATTTCAATGACGCACAATATCACAATCTGAGAGTTCTGTTCGGAAGCTATAATGCTTAAATTCGGCACTCCTATTACAATCATAGAAATTAAAACGATTTCTCACATAATCAGTGACACCTatgatttttctatataaaatatgtaatataacagTTATACGCgtattgagatattttttaacgTTCATAAGTAACTGTAAATTAGATAGacgtaaattatttacaacaaaGAAAGGAGGTTATGAACAGCCGCACATATGttgaaataattcatttcatttcttTCATTCACAAAAAGTCAAATCCAAAAAGTTGAATTGTcatacatttacaattaatattattttggaaagtattattttttatttataaatagacacTTTACACAAGGTGAGGATGTGTATATAAGTTCTCACAGTTTTTGCCGATTTATAGCTATTAAAACATGTGACTTGTTGATCTGTATGATaaatattacgtattatttttacGGTGTAGTACACAAGCGTGCGTATGTTCCAGATGAGTGACGAAGGTAGAGGCACGTTAATAGATAAATCTGAGAGCAGTTCCTTTGAAGATTTGGCTTCTGCGGCCGCTCATGAGATTGAAGAAGCTAAACTGGCAGAAGCGGCCGCGGCCGCCGCCGAGAAAGAAAAAACGCCAGAAACGAAAACTGATGAGTGGCAGGACTTGCTTGGCTCCGGCGCTTTACTTAAAAAGGTTGgctattaacatattttataaatttaaattttgtatgaactAAGTAAGTGTATGTCAacagttttatttgattaaaataattattttgcatatgattaattaataaactaaattcttatttataaacaatgaaatgaacaaattttatgaaataatttatatgctgatgtaaaatatttttacagataaTAAAACAGGAGATGAATCATCCAATTTAAGACCTCAGAGAGGTGATATATGCAAAATTAGTTATGAACTTAAAATAAAGGATAGCAATGACATTGTTGAAAAGCGAGATCTAGTTAAGATATATTTGGGAGACAatgaagtaagtattttttcattaacaaCATCATCACcacagtattatattattatatatgaaaaacACCTTTGTCTGTATAATTTCGACATCTCACAGCATATCCTAGTTCAGATGCCAAGGTTCCAtgaatttgtattttcaaaagtgttataattaacattttattattatttatttattatatttcttgcttttggatttatttttgaCTATACATACAAGTGTACATAAGTGGGCTTAAAACTGCTTTAGTGACCTTATGCCACTAATTCAACATTAAAATGCAAAGATGAAAGATGTGTGTATGAAACTATGTTTGGCATCTTCatttaatgttttgaaaatttCTTCTATTTAAATGCGCATTTAAATCAttcagtatttaaaaatgtgaaacTATAATTCACAATACTACAGACAGGTTGCctctatttatttgtatgatacTGATAAGATAATATAACAGTTTGTCTAACACATTAGAAGATAATTTTTGTTCACATTATATGATGTCATATACACATTtgtttaataaagatttattataattgtgataatatttgaataaagaaattGTTTACATGTTTTACTGAGTTCAAGTtgatatattagtaagaaacaacataagaaatcattataaatgatattaatttcGATTTTAGAAGTAGATTAAGTTAGACCCTATGTTTTGGTGTCTATTTATTAGTTGATGCAGTTTCTAAAGGAAAgggtatattattttagtatatacacATTATGATTTgatatagtataatttaataatgtttgtcTTCATACATAGAGAAATACATAAGCATAACTTTATGTCTATAGTTGGTCCCTTTCTTACATCAGACACATGaccaaaaaacaaatatcactttcaCTTACATGCATAACATACTTGTCCTATGACATTGTcaagtaatgtatttatttaaataatatatttaaataaaacactatcTTTTGCTCATGGATCtgtttgtatgaaaaaattTATCCGGGACAAAATTCctgtcttattttttttctgggataaacaGTAGCCTGAAGCATTTAGGAATAATATAACATTGGTTATATTTtgcttatttatataacataacacatatatattttgtaattaattgtttataaatataaaaaattctttCTTCTGAGTACCAGGAATTGATTTTTGTTCATGCATAATTTATATGATAAGCATCTTTCTTTGTGTTgcaaataatttagattattatggTTTTGTCAATATCTAACATATATGCTTTTATCTTATCACAAATCAAGCTGAGTGTGATAACCTTTAGTATTCCATTATagtcattgtttattttgtttttatgtcacCAACAAAACAAAGTTATggattaatgtataatttatattttgtttttgacatagcttttttatgttttgtatttagttaATTCACTGATGACATATTTAtatgctaaaaatatatataatggaGTATATAGTCAAGATTGTAATCTTAAATTCTTATTGGTAAAGGTTTAAACCTTTAGAGAGTTTAAGACTTTAAAGTCTAGAGACTAAACACTCAAAATTTTAACACCTACATAtacgtattattataaaatgcttCACTGATTTCTTCTGATCACTTATCTCTGGCGTCAACGCCGTCGAGATTTCTCCAATTCAAGTATCAATCTaatcatattgttttattgttgtcGATTTGAgtgtatattattcaaaaatacttcgttggataaaataaaaggacaactatatttttacttaataagagacaatacaatattttatatttaaaaatatgaaaagtaaCTTTTCGATAACAATGTAAACAACttatgtatcaaattatttcaGGTTTTACAAGGCTTGGATCTAGCATTGACATTAATGCACAAAGGAGAAGAATGTCATCTTCAGATAGCGCCGAGGTTTGCGTACGGAGACGCAGGTTTGAAGACCGGTGAGAGCCTCGGTTTGATAGGAGAGGTTGACGGGGCCAACTATGAAGGCCCCACGATTGGACCCGACACCATGCTAGAGGCTCGTTTAGAACTGCATGACTGGA comes from the Manduca sexta isolate Smith_Timp_Sample1 chromosome 16, JHU_Msex_v1.0, whole genome shotgun sequence genome and includes:
- the LOC119189494 gene encoding cyclin-dependent-like kinase 5, whose protein sequence is MQKYEKLEKIGEGTYGTVFKAKNKETHEIVALKRVRLDDDDEGVPSSALREICLLKELKHKNIVRLYDVLHSEKKLTLVFEHCDQDLKKYFDSLNGEIDLDVVKSFMYQLLRGLAFCHSHNVLHRDLKPQNLLINKNGELKLADFGLARAFGIPVKCYSAEVVTLWYRPPDVLFGAKLYTTSIDMWSAGCIFAELANSGRPLFPGSDVEDQLKRIFKLLGTPNEGTWPGVTQLPDYKPLPVYQPSLGLAQVVPRLPARGRDLLARLLTCNPALRMPADDAMAHAYFHDLNPSVKNDRC